In Nitrobacteraceae bacterium AZCC 1564, the following proteins share a genomic window:
- a CDS encoding putative membrane protein YfcA (product_source=COG0730; cog=COG0730; ko=KO:K07090; pfam=PF01925; superfamily=49452; transmembrane_helix_parts=Outside_1_4,TMhelix_5_27,Inside_28_33,TMhelix_34_56,Outside_57_75,TMhelix_76_94,Inside_95_100,TMhelix_101_120,Outside_121_134,TMhelix_135_157,Inside_158_169,TMhelix_170_189,Outside_190_198,TMhelix_199_218,Inside_219_230,TMhelix_231_249,Outside_250_250), translated as MNDYFSPQVLIIALTFFFAGIVKGVTGMGLPTVAMGVLGAVMSPVSAASLLVIPSFVTNVWQLVTGPDFLGVMKRLWLMMLGIVVGTLAGSWLLTSTNTEWTSVGMGSALVLYAVYSLWAKPLSVPARLERLLSPVIGLTTGVITGGTGFFVIPGVPYVQALGFSKDNLIQALGLSFTVSTIALAAGLARGGAFHLDNVTLSTLAVIPSLLGMRVGTAIRERISAATFRRWFLIFLVILGLELGIRPFFL; from the coding sequence ATGAACGATTACTTTTCGCCGCAGGTCCTGATTATCGCGTTGACGTTCTTCTTCGCAGGGATCGTCAAGGGTGTGACGGGGATGGGGCTGCCAACCGTAGCTATGGGTGTTCTCGGGGCGGTCATGTCGCCAGTCAGCGCAGCTTCGCTGCTGGTTATTCCATCCTTTGTCACCAATGTTTGGCAACTGGTTACGGGACCGGATTTCCTTGGCGTGATGAAAAGGCTTTGGCTGATGATGCTCGGCATCGTGGTTGGCACACTCGCCGGCTCATGGCTTCTGACGAGCACCAATACCGAATGGACAAGTGTTGGAATGGGCTCCGCCTTAGTTCTCTATGCGGTGTATAGCCTGTGGGCGAAGCCGTTGTCGGTTCCCGCGCGCCTTGAGCGTTTACTATCGCCTGTTATTGGATTGACGACGGGGGTAATCACCGGAGGAACTGGTTTTTTTGTGATCCCCGGCGTTCCCTATGTCCAGGCCCTCGGCTTTTCCAAAGATAATCTTATCCAGGCGCTTGGGCTGTCCTTCACGGTCTCGACAATCGCGCTTGCGGCGGGCCTGGCTCGTGGCGGAGCGTTTCATCTTGATAATGTTACGTTGTCCACGCTTGCAGTTATCCCATCGTTGCTGGGCATGCGAGTCGGAACAGCGATCCGTGAGCGCATAAGCGCCGCAACTTTTCGGCGCTGGTTCCTGATCTTCCTGGTCATTCTTGGTCTCGAACTCGGCATTCGGCCATTCTTCCTCTGA
- a CDS encoding DNA-binding transcriptional LysR family regulator (product_source=COG0583; cath_funfam=1.10.10.10; cog=COG0583; pfam=PF00126; superfamily=46785) — MRFDLTDMRLFLTVVEQGSLTKGGESMSLALASVSERISGMEASLGAQLLERNRRG; from the coding sequence ATGCGCTTCGATTTGACGGATATGCGGTTGTTCCTGACCGTGGTGGAGCAAGGCAGCCTCACCAAGGGCGGCGAGAGCATGAGCTTGGCTCTTGCTTCCGTGAGCGAACGCATTTCCGGAATGGAAGCTTCGCTTGGCGCACAGCTCCTGGAACGAAATAGGCGGGGGTGA
- a CDS encoding DNA-binding transcriptional LysR family regulator (product_source=COG0583; cath_funfam=3.40.190.10; cog=COG0583; pfam=PF03466; superfamily=53850) has translation MTTTAAGEALIRHARLILNQVEQMRGELRTYGTGLRGRIRLLSNTAGLAAFLPNQLGRFLVTYPDLSIDLNEWPSTEIAVAIAEGRADLGVVADIADLAALQTRVIAQDQLVVVVSKTHRISDQQSIAFGDVVGEAFVGLSDAALEAHLGERAARLGRQIYYRIQLRRTEHVAMLIESGVGIAILSGASAKDLGHLGLAIVPLRDPWALRQLHLCARDFSALTPHAGLLAQQLMEPKVAIP, from the coding sequence GTGACTACGACTGCGGCCGGTGAAGCCCTGATCCGCCATGCCCGTTTGATCTTAAACCAAGTGGAGCAGATGCGCGGGGAGCTGCGCACCTACGGTACTGGCCTGAGGGGACGCATCAGGCTCTTGTCCAACACAGCTGGGCTGGCTGCTTTTCTGCCGAACCAACTCGGCCGATTCTTGGTGACTTATCCAGATCTTTCCATTGATCTCAATGAATGGCCAAGCACCGAGATCGCCGTGGCCATCGCAGAAGGACGTGCTGATTTAGGCGTTGTAGCCGATATCGCCGATTTGGCTGCGTTACAGACTCGCGTTATTGCGCAAGACCAGCTCGTCGTTGTGGTGAGCAAAACGCATCGCATTAGCGATCAACAATCGATAGCTTTTGGAGACGTCGTGGGTGAGGCGTTCGTCGGCCTGTCCGACGCTGCGCTGGAAGCGCATTTGGGAGAACGTGCAGCCCGCCTGGGTCGCCAGATTTACTACCGCATTCAACTCAGACGGACTGAGCACGTTGCGATGTTGATTGAGTCCGGTGTTGGGATCGCCATTTTATCAGGGGCTTCCGCTAAGGATTTGGGGCACCTCGGCTTGGCAATTGTGCCGCTGCGAGACCCTTGGGCGCTTAGGCAGCTTCATCTTTGCGCGCGTGATTTCTCTGCGCTCACGCCGCACGCCGGCTTGCTCGCGCAACAGCTTATGGAGCCGAAGGTCGCTATCCCTTAA
- a CDS encoding hypothetical protein (product_source=Hypo-rule applied), with the protein MIEIADRREATADGRLKQDLIEAVMDKELLKETMFLLEAHELKSAREQYLEYLNSARLDRSETVDDDEQAQAEIASSLSEALDDAAFDHFAKIKKLATIDFGPKTKVEEGALVKMGGRYFVIAVSTGKFACGGNDVIGISTQAPIYAEMQGKRAGETFMFNGRDLMIEAIS; encoded by the coding sequence GTGATTGAAATTGCCGATCGTCGTGAAGCGACCGCTGACGGTAGGCTAAAACAAGATCTGATAGAGGCCGTAATGGATAAAGAACTCCTGAAAGAGACCATGTTTCTACTCGAAGCGCACGAGCTTAAGAGTGCAAGGGAGCAGTATCTCGAATACCTCAACAGCGCGCGCCTTGACCGAAGCGAGACGGTGGATGACGACGAGCAAGCACAGGCTGAGATCGCAAGCAGTCTTTCTGAAGCACTCGACGATGCTGCATTCGATCACTTTGCCAAAATAAAGAAACTTGCGACCATCGACTTCGGGCCGAAGACGAAGGTTGAGGAAGGCGCTTTAGTAAAGATGGGTGGTCGCTATTTCGTAATCGCTGTCTCGACCGGAAAGTTCGCATGTGGCGGAAATGACGTAATCGGCATATCTACTCAAGCGCCCATATACGCTGAAATGCAAGGGAAGCGCGCTGGTGAGACGTTCATGTTCAATGGTCGAGATTTGATGATCGAAGCCATCAGCTAA
- a CDS encoding hypothetical protein (product_source=Hypo-rule applied), with product MALQVNDFIDAVSDFERRGYNHDFRIKDGQLLDLTVGKPITTTDIQVDASLRFESSPEAGDRSNIYAITNRRANTKGLLIDAFDVLDSDCTPELYDCLSANRVVSRFADDDIPSRYGLRKVYKEEFDQDPERFVLRIDFPDFPECPFGQSFSMLGFDLAEQRYVWLVTSILRDSRLSRVPFQAVDVPDNT from the coding sequence GTGGCCCTCCAGGTGAACGACTTCATCGACGCCGTGTCCGATTTTGAGCGGCGCGGATACAACCACGACTTCAGAATTAAGGACGGGCAACTGTTGGATTTGACCGTCGGGAAACCTATCACGACAACCGACATCCAAGTCGATGCCTCACTGCGGTTCGAAAGCTCTCCCGAAGCTGGAGACCGCTCCAACATTTACGCAATCACGAATCGCAGAGCGAACACAAAGGGACTTCTGATCGACGCGTTCGACGTCCTGGATTCAGATTGCACTCCTGAATTGTACGATTGTCTTTCGGCGAACCGCGTGGTGTCCCGTTTCGCGGATGATGACATTCCAAGTCGTTATGGACTTCGCAAGGTGTACAAAGAGGAGTTCGATCAGGACCCTGAGAGATTTGTCCTTCGAATCGACTTTCCGGACTTCCCTGAGTGCCCATTCGGCCAATCCTTTTCGATGTTGGGATTCGACCTTGCGGAGCAACGGTATGTCTGGTTGGTGACAAGCATCCTTCGAGACTCACGACTGAGCAGAGTTCCTTTTCAAGCCGTCGACGTTCCTGACAACACGTGA
- a CDS encoding hypothetical protein (product_source=COG3812; cath_funfam=1.20.120.450; cog=COG3812; ko=KO:K09983; pfam=PF09351; superfamily=109854), with protein MSFSVYDIIVPVMLHGLGVMENYLDHAEILERSKGAESGSLLQTRLAPDMLTLGEQFTVGCNKVDAHICKLMQRGRPTSRTIAISYPAIKQRLIETRDYLQALRPEELAAAQSHTYELSPPIVRGWFSGDDYIRHLVLPDFFFHIATAHGILRHLGAPIGKRDYLGNLTQQSGGDYS; from the coding sequence ATGTCGTTTTCCGTCTATGATATCATCGTACCGGTGATGCTGCATGGCCTAGGCGTGATGGAGAACTACCTCGATCATGCAGAAATTTTAGAGCGATCGAAAGGCGCCGAATCCGGGAGCCTTCTACAAACTAGGCTTGCTCCAGATATGTTGACACTTGGCGAGCAGTTTACGGTAGGCTGCAATAAAGTCGACGCTCACATATGCAAACTTATGCAGCGCGGTCGGCCGACGTCCCGTACAATTGCAATCTCGTACCCAGCGATCAAGCAGCGCTTAATTGAGACCCGTGACTACCTTCAGGCCCTGCGGCCTGAGGAGTTAGCCGCGGCGCAGTCCCACACATACGAATTGAGCCCACCTATCGTGCGTGGTTGGTTTAGCGGAGATGACTACATCCGGCACCTCGTCTTACCGGATTTCTTCTTCCATATCGCGACGGCACATGGGATCTTGCGGCACTTGGGTGCGCCCATTGGAAAGCGGGACTATCTCGGGAACCTCACGCAGCAGAGTGGTGGTGATTACTCTTAG
- a CDS encoding hypothetical protein (product_source=Hypo-rule applied; cleavage_site_network=SignalP-noTM; pfam=PF16694; superfamily=54441; transmembrane_helix_parts=Inside_1_6,TMhelix_7_29,Outside_30_190), producing the protein MKTSKAVILAAALSLAAGSVTALAQLSGAAGNSAAKVVDAQGHLRVPTDYQTVYQALGTWAIAADKGQGSKEMHSVYASPGAIDAYRKSGHFPDNTVLVKEVFETATDDMTTGTVSHADKLKGWFVMVKDSKNSHPGNPLWGDGWGWSWFDADKPTKTTSTDYKADCQGCHIPAKSTDWIYVNGYPVLRH; encoded by the coding sequence ATGAAAACCTCAAAGGCAGTTATTCTCGCTGCTGCTTTGTCGCTGGCGGCAGGCTCAGTCACAGCTCTGGCTCAACTGAGTGGAGCCGCAGGAAATAGCGCGGCTAAAGTAGTTGACGCCCAGGGTCACCTGCGTGTGCCCACTGACTATCAGACTGTTTATCAGGCGCTCGGAACTTGGGCCATTGCGGCAGACAAAGGGCAAGGTTCAAAGGAGATGCATTCCGTCTATGCTTCTCCTGGAGCGATCGATGCCTATCGCAAGTCTGGGCATTTTCCAGACAACACAGTACTCGTGAAGGAAGTCTTCGAGACCGCGACGGATGACATGACGACCGGCACCGTCAGCCATGCTGACAAGCTCAAGGGCTGGTTTGTTATGGTGAAGGACAGCAAAAATAGTCATCCCGGAAACCCACTTTGGGGTGACGGGTGGGGTTGGTCGTGGTTCGATGCGGACAAGCCAACGAAAACAACTTCAACGGACTATAAGGCCGACTGCCAAGGCTGCCATATACCGGCAAAGTCGACTGATTGGATTTACGTCAACGGATATCCAGTCCTACGACACTAA
- a CDS encoding hypothetical protein (product_source=Hypo-rule applied; transmembrane_helix_parts=Inside_1_12,TMhelix_13_33,Outside_34_36): MTNLKDIHRVPHCWLGAFFVLAYLAAGTRTVMINPA, translated from the coding sequence ATGACGAATTTGAAAGATATCCACCGCGTGCCGCATTGTTGGCTCGGCGCGTTTTTCGTCCTGGCGTATCTCGCGGCCGGCACGCGTACGGTCATGATCAATCCCGCGTAA
- a CDS encoding quercetin dioxygenase-like cupin family protein (product_source=COG1917; cath_funfam=2.60.120.10; cog=COG1917; pfam=PF07883; superfamily=51182): MSVQKPVLTAPKGGQTVTLGKGSTIELKVESSQSGGDYGAVLWTLRAGEEPPLHTHSREDELVFVVQGQLIARVGDTRVEVGPGAYAALPRGVPHTIEVVGDQATLLVSFVPGGLERFLVPKDGKEPNPADFGIALA; encoded by the coding sequence ATGTCAGTTCAGAAGCCAGTTCTCACGGCGCCCAAGGGCGGTCAGACGGTGACCTTAGGCAAAGGCTCGACCATCGAGTTGAAAGTGGAGAGCAGCCAGTCCGGAGGCGACTATGGCGCTGTCCTGTGGACGCTGCGGGCCGGAGAGGAGCCGCCGCTCCACACCCACTCGCGCGAGGACGAGCTGGTCTTCGTGGTGCAGGGGCAACTCATCGCGCGGGTCGGCGATACCCGCGTCGAGGTGGGGCCCGGCGCCTACGCGGCTCTTCCCCGCGGTGTGCCGCATACGATCGAGGTGGTCGGCGACCAGGCGACCCTGCTAGTCAGCTTCGTGCCGGGTGGGTTGGAGCGTTTCTTGGTCCCAAAGGACGGCAAGGAGCCCAACCCAGCCGATTTCGGCATAGCGCTCGCCTAA
- a CDS encoding transcriptional regulator GlxA family with amidase domain (product_source=COG4977; cath_funfam=1.10.10.60; cog=COG4977; pfam=PF12833; smart=SM00342; superfamily=46689), whose protein sequence is MARAFKKIAVVAPHKYLADLRGEEAKRVMLTTKLPLADTVLICGFGYQSYFTRIFSRSVAAARARGAGTIPMDNRRVFYAGLIMSRA, encoded by the coding sequence TTGGCGCGCGCCTTCAAGAAAATCGCCGTTGTGGCTCCGCACAAATATCTTGCCGACTTGAGGGGCGAGGAAGCCAAGCGAGTGATGCTGACAACCAAGCTTCCGCTTGCCGATACCGTGCTGATTTGCGGTTTCGGGTATCAAAGTTACTTCACGCGCATTTTCTCGCGCAGCGTGGCTGCAGCCCGGGCACGCGGCGCAGGAACAATTCCGATGGATAATCGGCGCGTTTTTTACGCGGGATTGATCATGTCCCGCGCGTAG
- a CDS encoding enamine deaminase RidA (YjgF/YER057c/UK114 family) (product_source=COG0251; cath_funfam=3.30.1330.40; cog=COG0251; pfam=PF01042; superfamily=55298): MQSNDVNAAAVNGKEAAYFGVPWEDAYGYAQAIKVSDTIYVSGQLSHDEKGNLIAPASLDESGKPAEFSMMEQQMRATYANAVKLLARFGATLDNVVEETLYVLDVDAAFAAAGKVRKEAYGTARPQCASNLIGVTRLAFPEQLIEITFKAVLSSAEAKPR; the protein is encoded by the coding sequence ATGCAAAGCAACGACGTAAACGCAGCCGCGGTGAATGGTAAAGAGGCCGCCTATTTCGGTGTGCCGTGGGAAGATGCCTACGGATACGCACAGGCAATCAAGGTTAGTGACACGATCTATGTCTCTGGCCAGCTCAGCCACGACGAGAAGGGAAACCTGATCGCGCCTGCTTCTCTCGATGAATCCGGCAAGCCGGCCGAGTTCTCAATGATGGAACAGCAGATGCGGGCGACCTATGCCAATGCCGTCAAGCTTTTAGCGCGCTTCGGGGCAACGCTGGACAACGTCGTCGAGGAGACGCTCTATGTCCTCGATGTCGACGCCGCATTCGCCGCCGCGGGCAAGGTGCGCAAGGAGGCCTACGGAACGGCACGGCCTCAGTGCGCCAGTAACCTGATCGGTGTGACGAGACTAGCCTTTCCTGAACAGCTCATCGAAATCACCTTCAAGGCTGTGCTGTCCTCAGCAGAAGCGAAGCCGCGGTGA
- a CDS encoding hypothetical protein (product_source=COG3798; cog=COG3798; pfam=PF09939; superfamily=50346) encodes MHNTKIAKNMEVIGADGVHVGTVEDVVDGRIKLAKRDSGEGGHKDHNHFIILGLVAEVEGQQVRLSANADVAVTFEEEQSGRPV; translated from the coding sequence ATGCATAACACTAAGATTGCGAAGAACATGGAAGTTATTGGTGCCGACGGCGTGCATGTCGGCACGGTCGAGGATGTTGTCGATGGTCGAATTAAACTCGCGAAGCGCGACAGTGGCGAAGGCGGTCACAAAGACCATAATCATTTCATCATTCTCGGCCTTGTCGCTGAAGTTGAGGGTCAGCAAGTTCGCCTTTCCGCGAACGCGGATGTGGCGGTGACGTTCGAAGAAGAACAATCAGGGCGACCTGTATGA
- a CDS encoding hypothetical protein (product_source=Hypo-rule applied; cath_funfam=3.40.30.10; superfamily=52833) → MANGILGRQAPELTIPYWIDAEGKERPALTLKELGPRFRILFFYQHWCPGCHTHGFPSLIEIIEGTVSKDVAFAVVQTTFEGAYVNTRDKLLVDRERYGLRIPIGHEGRSALGDPPTTMENYRTGGTPWFVLIDPAGIVVRNGFMVVADDVFALIDGKIGAS, encoded by the coding sequence ATGGCTAACGGGATCCTAGGGCGCCAAGCGCCAGAACTTACCATACCATATTGGATTGACGCCGAGGGCAAAGAGCGCCCCGCACTCACGCTGAAGGAACTCGGTCCCCGCTTTCGTATACTTTTCTTCTATCAGCATTGGTGCCCAGGTTGTCATACGCACGGCTTCCCGAGCTTGATCGAAATCATTGAAGGTACAGTCAGCAAAGATGTTGCCTTTGCTGTGGTCCAAACGACGTTCGAAGGAGCGTATGTAAACACCCGGGATAAACTGCTTGTCGATCGTGAGCGCTACGGGCTCCGGATCCCAATCGGCCATGAAGGCCGCTCAGCTCTAGGCGACCCGCCAACTACCATGGAGAACTACCGCACGGGAGGCACTCCATGGTTCGTACTCATTGATCCAGCCGGCATTGTGGTACGCAACGGATTCATGGTGGTCGCTGATGACGTGTTTGCGCTCATCGATGGGAAGATTGGAGCATCGTAG
- a CDS encoding peptide-methionine (S)-S-oxide reductase (product_source=KO:K07304; cath_funfam=3.30.1060.10; cog=COG0225; ko=KO:K07304; pfam=PF01625; superfamily=55068; tigrfam=TIGR00401), with product MTERTERAVLAGGCFWGMQQLIRRLPGVISTRVGYTGGDVRNATYRNHGTHAEAIEIVFDPDKTTFRDLLEFFFQIHDPSTPNRQGNDRGLSYRSAIFYTSDEQRQIAQDTIADVDASGLWPGKVVTEVTQVGDFWEAEPEHQDYLERYPSGYTCHFVRPGWKLPRRHAAA from the coding sequence ATGACGGAAAGGACTGAGCGGGCGGTATTGGCCGGTGGGTGCTTCTGGGGAATGCAACAACTTATCAGACGCCTTCCTGGCGTGATTTCAACGCGGGTTGGCTATACTGGCGGTGACGTGAGGAATGCAACGTACCGGAATCACGGCACCCACGCTGAAGCTATTGAAATCGTCTTTGATCCGGACAAGACGACCTTTCGTGATCTCTTGGAGTTCTTCTTTCAGATACACGATCCCTCAACGCCGAACAGGCAGGGTAACGATCGCGGATTGAGCTACCGGTCGGCGATTTTCTATACGAGTGACGAACAAAGACAGATTGCTCAAGATACCATCGCGGATGTCGACGCTTCGGGTTTATGGCCGGGCAAGGTCGTCACCGAGGTTACACAGGTCGGCGATTTCTGGGAAGCTGAGCCTGAGCACCAGGATTATCTTGAGCGGTATCCGAGCGGTTACACGTGCCACTTTGTGCGACCAGGGTGGAAGCTGCCGCGAAGGCACGCCGCGGCGTGA
- a CDS encoding peptide-methionine (R)-S-oxide reductase (product_source=KO:K07305; cath_funfam=2.170.150.20; cog=COG0229; ko=KO:K07305; pfam=PF01641; superfamily=51316; tigrfam=TIGR00357): MPTYDKTPEALSRLTPEQFRVTQNAGTERPFANDFWDNKEPGLYVDVVSGEPLFASFDKFDSGTGWPSFTKPIEAGNVIENVDRSHGMVRTEVRSKHGDSHLGHVFPDGPREKGGLRYCMNSASLRFIPRDKLKAEGYGDYIKLFPNQEA; encoded by the coding sequence ATGCCGACCTACGACAAAACTCCCGAGGCGCTGTCTCGCCTGACGCCGGAGCAGTTCCGCGTGACTCAGAATGCCGGCACCGAGCGGCCATTTGCGAATGACTTCTGGGACAACAAGGAGCCAGGTCTTTACGTTGATGTCGTATCGGGAGAGCCCCTCTTTGCCTCTTTTGACAAGTTCGACAGTGGTACGGGGTGGCCCAGCTTCACCAAGCCTATTGAAGCGGGCAATGTGATCGAGAACGTCGATCGTAGCCATGGTATGGTGCGTACGGAGGTCCGATCCAAACATGGCGATAGCCATCTTGGACATGTCTTCCCTGACGGCCCGCGCGAGAAAGGCGGCCTTCGGTATTGTATGAATTCCGCATCGCTTCGATTTATTCCAAGAGACAAGTTGAAGGCGGAAGGCTACGGCGACTACATAAAACTATTTCCTAACCAGGAGGCTTAG
- a CDS encoding hypothetical protein (product_source=Hypo-rule applied; cath_funfam=2.40.37.10), whose product MQNHFENTLAEFPVGYSEGYYAGRRYAVTLHRSRDGKRVSLFARQLAGHDVVSFNLYKLSSGISALKPCQMPSEKVVAFVKGYVPESGPTPSCIQGLDA is encoded by the coding sequence ATGCAAAATCACTTTGAGAACACACTTGCGGAGTTTCCGGTCGGGTATAGCGAAGGATACTATGCGGGGCGTCGATATGCTGTAACCTTACACCGGTCTCGCGACGGCAAGCGCGTCAGTCTCTTTGCGCGCCAATTGGCGGGCCACGACGTTGTCAGTTTTAACTTGTACAAGCTCAGCTCGGGCATTAGCGCACTCAAGCCCTGCCAGATGCCGAGTGAAAAGGTCGTTGCCTTCGTCAAAGGCTATGTGCCGGAGAGTGGCCCAACGCCGAGCTGTATCCAGGGTCTAGATGCCTAA
- a CDS encoding peroxiredoxin (product_source=COG1225; cath_funfam=3.40.30.10; cog=COG1225; pfam=PF00578; superfamily=52833) yields MSKMIAGEILGSADPQRTSETLTEATAKTLDEIRNELFSTFSPADWASYHHLVDWIRAAEVASHALKVGDTAPDFLLPDADGRLHSSEQLRRNGPLVVSFFRGGWCPFCTAELCALQASKQQFEQLGASLVVLTPETKDFPRQLKRSQGLDLKVLSDVDYGVAASYGVLFRVPDETKAHYSGLGFDFGARHGSSLWMLPIPATYVIDAEGRIRSAFVEPDFTIRQEPDAIIEAVRALVSSNAV; encoded by the coding sequence ATGAGCAAGATGATCGCCGGCGAGATACTAGGTTCCGCAGACCCGCAACGGACGAGCGAAACATTGACAGAAGCGACCGCCAAGACGCTTGACGAAATCCGCAACGAGCTCTTCTCAACGTTCAGCCCTGCTGATTGGGCTTCTTATCACCATTTGGTGGATTGGATCCGCGCCGCAGAAGTCGCGTCACACGCCTTGAAAGTCGGTGACACCGCGCCGGACTTCTTGCTTCCCGATGCAGACGGGCGGCTTCACTCCTCCGAACAACTACGCCGCAATGGACCGCTCGTCGTGAGTTTCTTCCGTGGAGGGTGGTGCCCATTCTGCACCGCGGAGCTCTGCGCACTCCAAGCCTCGAAGCAACAGTTCGAGCAACTCGGCGCAAGCCTTGTCGTGCTGACGCCAGAGACCAAAGACTTCCCCCGGCAACTAAAACGGAGTCAAGGTTTGGATCTCAAGGTCCTCTCTGACGTAGACTACGGGGTCGCCGCCTCATACGGTGTGCTTTTCAGGGTCCCTGACGAGACGAAGGCACACTATTCAGGCCTCGGGTTCGACTTCGGAGCCCGACACGGGTCGTCCCTTTGGATGCTCCCGATACCCGCGACGTACGTGATTGACGCAGAAGGTCGCATAAGAAGTGCCTTCGTCGAGCCGGACTTTACCATTCGTCAGGAACCGGACGCCATTATTGAGGCCGTACGAGCCCTTGTTTCTTCGAACGCCGTTTAG